The Theropithecus gelada isolate Dixy chromosome X, Tgel_1.0, whole genome shotgun sequence genome includes a window with the following:
- the TENT5D gene encoding terminal nucleotidyltransferase 5D — MSEIRFTNLTWDQVITLDQVLDEVIPIHGKGNFPTMEVKPKDIIHVVKDQLIGQGIIVKDARLNGSIASYILASHNGISYKDLDIIFGVELPSNEEFQVVKDAVLGCLLDFLPKGVKKEKISPDIMKEAYVQKFIKVCNGHDCWSLISLSNNTGKNLELKFVSSLRRQFEFSVDSFQIVLDPMLDFYSDKNAKLTKESYPVVVAESMYGDFQEAMTHLQHKLISTRKPEEIRGGGLLKYCNLLVHGFKPACMSEIKNLERYMCSRFFIDFPHIEEQQKKIESYLHNHFIGEGMTKYDYLMTLRGVVNESTVCLMRHERRQILHLITMMALKVLGELNILPNTEKVTCFYQPAPYFVAEAGYPTYVTSEPPPIIFLPYYPLHFHGSNGMG; from the coding sequence ATGTCTGAAATCAGATTCACCAATCTCACTTGGGATCAAGTTATAACACTGGATCAAGTGTTAGATGAAGTAATTCCAATTCATGGAAAGGGGAATTTCCCCACAATGGAGGTAAAACCAAAAGACATCATTCATGTTGTGAAAGATCAACTCATAGGGCAAGGAATTATTGTTAAAGATGCCAGATTGAATGGTTCCATAGCAAGTTACATACTTGCAAGCCATAATGGAATCAGCTATAAGGATCTGGACATTATTTTTGGTGTTGAGCTTCCAAGTAACGAAGAATTTCAGGTTGTTAAGGATGCAGTTCTAGGTTGTCTACTTGACTTTTTACCAAAAGgtgtaaagaaggaaaagatctCCCCAGATATCATGAAAGAGGCTTACGTACAGAAATTCATCAAGGTTTGCAATGGGCATGATTGTTGGAGTCTTATCTCCCTTTCAAATAACACTGGAAAGAATTTAGAACTAAAATTTGTGAGTTCACTCAGACGGCAGTTTGAATTTAGTGTAGATTCCTTTCAAATTGTTTTGGATCCCATGTTAGACTTCTACAGTGACAAAAATGCCAAGCTAACCAAAGAGTCCTATCCTGTTGTGGTAGCTGAAAGCATGTATGGAGACTTCCAGGAAGCAATGACGCATTTGCAACACAAGCTCATATCTACCAGGAAACCTGAAGAGATTAGAGGTGGTGGCCTTCTGAAGTACTGCAACTTGCTGGTTCATGGCTTCAAACCAGCCTGTATGTCAGAAATCAAAAACCTAGAACGTTACATGTGCTCTAGattctttattgattttcctcATATAgaagaacaacaaaagaaaattgaatcatACCTCCACAACCATTTCATAGGTGAAGGAATGACCAAGTATGACTACCTTATGACCTTGCGTGGAGTTGTGAATGAAAGCACCGTTTGTCTCATGCGTCATGAAAGAAGACAGATTCTCCACCTGATCACCATGATGGCTTTGAAAGTACTTGGAGAACTGAATATTCTACCCAATACAGAAAAGGTAACTTGCTTTTATCAGCCTGCTCCGTACTTTGTGGCTGAGGCAGGGTACCCTACTTATGTAACATCTGAGCCACCCCCCATTATCTTCCTGCCATACTACCCACTGCACTTTCATGGGTCAAATGGTATGGgttaa